One Clostridia bacterium DNA window includes the following coding sequences:
- a CDS encoding TlpA disulfide reductase family protein yields MVKIRLKPIARIAIVGLLLGATMGALGFGFPSKWAKQKPGKYTENGQIQASPSPGYRAPDFEWVLASGARMSLRGLAGKVIVLTFFQTKSGASLAQLSAMEQLAVEQLAMETQGSGSCLALGVAAFERDDVVCSFIASHSLHTMPVAADPSGRITDLYEVTAVPTTFVIDRDGIVSDLRVGSMTYAELSRAIKRASGTGP; encoded by the coding sequence GTGGTGAAAATCAGGCTCAAGCCTATTGCCAGGATAGCCATAGTCGGCTTACTCCTTGGCGCCACGATGGGTGCTCTTGGGTTCGGCTTTCCAAGCAAATGGGCCAAGCAGAAACCTGGTAAATACACGGAGAATGGGCAGATACAGGCATCGCCGTCTCCAGGCTATCGGGCGCCGGATTTTGAGTGGGTCCTTGCGAGCGGCGCAAGGATGTCTCTTCGGGGCCTTGCGGGCAAGGTGATCGTGCTCACGTTCTTTCAGACGAAGTCGGGCGCCAGCCTCGCTCAGCTATCGGCCATGGAACAGCTGGCCGTGGAGCAACTGGCCATGGAGACGCAAGGCTCAGGAAGCTGCCTGGCGCTGGGAGTGGCGGCATTCGAGCGCGATGATGTCGTATGCTCGTTCATCGCTTCACATTCGCTTCACACCATGCCTGTGGCGGCGGACCCGTCCGGGAGGATCACTGATCTGTACGAGGTGACGGCGGTCCCCACTACATTCGTGATCGATAGGGATGGCATCGTTTCCGACCTCCGTGTGGGTTCAATGACTTACGCGGAGCTATCGAGGGCGATCAAGCGTGCGTCCGGAACAGGGCCTTGA
- a CDS encoding amino acid ABC transporter ATP-binding protein, which produces MIRTVGLKKSFGSNQVLRGIDVDIDLHEVVVVIGPSGSGKSTFLRCLNLLEKPTQGEIYFGDELITAPGIDVNRVRREMGMVFQRFNLFPHLTVMDNITLAPIRVRRVSLEEARETARALLKKVGIGEKENEYPNQLSGGQQQRVAIARALAMKPKAMLFDEPTSALDPEMIGEVLDVMKSLAEEGMTMVVVTHEMGFAREVGDRVLLMDEGLIAEEGPPSEILKNPKNPRTKAFLSKVL; this is translated from the coding sequence TTGATTAGGACTGTGGGACTGAAGAAGTCGTTCGGGAGCAACCAGGTTCTCAGGGGAATCGATGTGGACATCGACCTTCATGAAGTGGTTGTGGTCATCGGTCCATCTGGATCCGGGAAGAGCACTTTTCTGAGATGCCTGAACCTCTTGGAGAAACCAACGCAGGGCGAGATTTATTTCGGCGACGAGCTGATCACTGCTCCGGGCATCGACGTGAACAGGGTCAGGCGCGAGATGGGAATGGTGTTCCAGAGGTTCAACCTCTTTCCGCATCTCACGGTCATGGACAACATCACCCTGGCGCCAATTAGGGTAAGGCGCGTCTCTCTTGAAGAGGCCAGGGAAACCGCCAGAGCGCTCCTGAAGAAGGTGGGGATCGGAGAGAAAGAGAACGAGTATCCCAACCAGTTATCAGGCGGACAGCAACAGAGAGTAGCGATTGCGCGGGCTCTTGCCATGAAGCCCAAGGCAATGCTGTTCGACGAGCCCACTTCGGCGCTCGATCCTGAGATGATCGGGGAAGTGCTTGATGTCATGAAGAGCCTCGCCGAAGAGGGCATGACGATGGTCGTCGTCACTCACGAGATGGGCTTCGCCCGCGAGGTTGGCGACAGGGTGCTGCTCATGGACGAAGGGCTGATCGCAGAGGAAGGGCCCCCATCCGAGATTCTCAAGAACCCCAAGAACCCGAGGACGAAGGCATTCCTGAGCAAGGTGCTATAG